The following coding sequences lie in one Zingiber officinale cultivar Zhangliang chromosome 2B, Zo_v1.1, whole genome shotgun sequence genomic window:
- the LOC122047505 gene encoding uncharacterized protein LOC122047505 isoform X2, whose translation MAIVTGDRYLEQLLRFVERNAGPLLEGSLTLKLNPLGLRYVHTRLEALQELEGLLAGAPVDYLRAYVSDLGDHRAIEHMRRILALLTSLKVVSVLPPPGRDPTPISLLPFGRLKVLELRGCDLSTSSARGLLELRHSLEKLICYNSTVSCRIVKLVLRYNALTSVHGIENLKSLEGLDLSYNIISSFTALEILGILPSLHNLWLEGNPICCTRWFRAHVFSFFSNPERLVLDGKSISTREYWERHVIFARSQKKPAAGCGYYFPAKDIVEDESIIATKKKKFSRLANIEDERQLISSDQESILCDSESLRKDEIISDSESRIAELMNVAKYMKNERSPIWSQKFKKYLNQTPDKFVDKIHSVEFGLAYPMIRQVKYHNQLGSISSSKYITEVAETLEGETCQSNLDLNMPVKDSDNGNYSSKEITELEITKNDSNTSLNGRNSGFNCEQGKSNFDSLETKDVSHLKVKLHFVDGDSSDGGYESENAPTMAPEKIIGSHPSSLHPNSPPHYREDILHHKLDHEEEFLQHSADVTSMETSDDTSSSGGVSHNLSSSSLDSLLNQAPMKHVSSDNSLTSLDIKYLAGGRHCRPSIVNNILLYDNCVEQDVSVEVNLEDSDYLSYAHGICSNGGDCFNHIANHEVGGSEKQKIRSKPKRRFISLSGNLNTEPILDQPTGNEVTQTHLKDSQERNMTYSDIGSGALNPAQNENLKELLQLKIVDFGTSEAETIEDIVCCGCIFQLGTVIEEREVAILRTCERKIYVIFIDTMPDSQDIITQIVGSHKLEDIREIWAGLGLQALRIYLEGKITYLFLTRSSIKLENLLSLLQISDSAALNGIWSLKSWENVQVKMLEKYVCGIPKMGLLLCSMVLFWHDNAGGEPWVARTIIVVEEYMLVCIENHPQFGTSIADSESSSPYYSLDSGCIIQDILEMVIELCPEGYVTLTFVEVMPATNFFSDNIKEKRPVETPKVHTWKLKWYTKDTLLKFVAIVKAIYLGLKSSPLPVKCIS comes from the exons ATGGCGATCGTCACGGGAGATCGCTACCTCGAACAACTGTTGCGGTTCGTCGAGCGCAACGCCGGGCCGCTCCTTGAGGGATCCCTCACTCTGAAGCTGAATCCCTTGGGGCTCCGCTATGTCCACACGCGGCTGGAGGCGCTGCAGGAGCTTGAGGGCCTCCTCGCCGGCGCCCCTGTTGACTACCTCCGTGCCTACGTCTCTGATCTTGGAGACCACAGGGCGATCGAGCATATGCGGCGAATCCTCGCGCTGCTCACCTCGCTCAAGGTGGTGTCTGTGCTCCCGCCGCCGGGCAGGGACCCGACGCCCATCTCGCTGCTTCCTTTTGGGAGGCTGAAGGTCCTCGAGCTCCGGGGATGCGACCTATCCACCTCTTCCGCCAGGGGCTTGCTCGAGCTACGCCACTCGCTCGAGAAGCTTATTTGCTACAATTCCACT GTTTCTTGTCGAATAGTTAAACTTGTTCTAAGATATAATGCCTTAACTTCAGTTCATGGAATTGAGAATCTAAAGTCACTTGAAGGGCTCGATCTCTCCTACAATATTATTTCCAGTTTCACAGCACTTGAAATCCTCGGCATCCTTCCTTCCCTGCATAACCTGTGGCTGGAAGGAAATCCAATATGTTGCACTCGGTGGTTCAGAGCACATGTTTTCAGTTTCTTCTCTAATCCGGAAAGA TTAGTGCTAGATGGAAAAAGCATTAGCACAAGGGAGTATTGGGAAAGACATGTTATATTTGCAAGGAGCCAAAAGAAGCCTGCTGCTGGATGTGGATATTATTTTCCTGCAAAAGATATTGTTGAAGATGAGAGTATCATAGCTACTAAGAAG aaaaagTTTTCTCGTCTAGCGAATATTGAGGATGAGAGGCAATTAATTAGCTCTGACCAAGAATCTATATTGTGTGATAGTGAAAGTTTGAGAAAAGATGAGATCATTTCTGACAGTGAATCAAGAATAGCTGAGTTAATGAATGTAGCAAAATACATGAAGAATGAACGATCTCCCATTTGGTcgcaaaaatttaaaaagtatttgAATCAGACACCTGATAAGTTTGTGGATAAAATCCACTCAGTGGAGTTTGGTTTGGCTTATCCTATGATAAGACAAGTAAAATACCATAATCAGCTCGGAAGTATTTCAAGTTCAAAATACATTACGGAGGTTGCAGAAACTCTAGAAGGAGAAACATGTCAAAGCAACTTGGACCTCAATATGCCAGTTAAAGATAGTGATAATGGTAATTATTCCAGTAAGGAGATAACTGAGCTTGAGATTACCAAGAATGATAGCAATACGTCATTGAATGGAAGAAATTCAGGATTTAATTGTGAGCAAGGCAAATCAAACTTCGATTCTCTAGAAACAAAAGATGTTTCTCATTTAAAAGTAAAGCTTCACTTTGTTGACGGTGATTCATCAGATGGAGGCTATGAGTCAGAAAATGCACCAACTATGGCTCCTGAGAAGATCATTGGATCACACCCATCCTCTCTGCACCCTAACTCACCTCCACATTATAGAGAGGATATCCTTCATCACAAACTTGACCATGAGGAAGAATTTTTGCAGCACTCAGCTGATGTAACTTCTATGGAAACATCAGATGATACCAGTAGCAGTGGTGGTGTTTCACACAATCTAAGCTCCTCCAGTTTGGATAGCTTGTTGAATCAAGCACCTATGAAACATGTTTCTAGTGACAACTCACTGACATCACTGGACATCAAATATCTTGCTGGTGGAAGGCATTGCAGGCCATCAATAGTAAATAACATTCTATTATATGATAATTGTGTTGAGCAAGATGTCAGTGTGGAAGTTAACCTAGAAGACAGTGACTATCTATCTTATGCACACGGCATTTGCAGTAATGGTGGGGACTGTTTCAATCACATTGCAAATCATGAAGTTGGTGGATCTGAGAAACAGAAAATTAGATCAAAACCTAAGAGAAGATTTATCTCACTCTCAGGAAATCTTAATACTGAACCAATACTTGATCAACCAACTGGCAATGAAGTTACTCAAACCCATTTGAAGGATTCACAAGAAAGGAACATGACATATTCAGATATTGGTAGTGGAGCCCTTAATCCTGCACAAAATGAAAACCTAAAGGAGTTATTGCAACTGAAGATAGTGGACTTTGGCACTTCTGAAGCAGAAACAATTGAGGATATAGTTTGTTGTGGTTGTATATTTCAGCTCGGAACGGTTATCGAAGAGCG TGAAGTTGCTATTCTGCGAActtgtgagagaaaaatatatgTCATTTTTATTGATACAATGCCTGATAGCCAAG ACATTATTACCCAAATTGTCGGAAGCCACAAACTGGAAGATATAAGAGAAATTTGGGCTGGACTTGGACTGCAAGCACTGAG GATATATCTGGAGGGGAAGATAACGTACCTATTCTTGACAAGGAGTTCTATAAAATTGGAGAATCTACTATCTCTGTTACAGATATCTGATTCTGCTGCATTGAACGGTATATGGTCTCTGAAGAG TTGGGAGAATGTCCAAGTAAAAATGCTTGAGAAATATGTATGTGGAATTCCGAAGATGGGACTGCTCCTATGCTCCATGGTTCTGTTTTGGCATGACAACGCTGGAG GTGAACCTTGGGTTGCGAGGACAATTATTGTAGTTGAAGAATATATGCTCGTGTGCATTGAGAATCATCCACAATTTGGTACTTCCATAGCTGATTCTGAATCGAGCTCCCCATACTATTCTCTGGATTCTGGATGCATAATTCAGGATATACTTGAAATG GTCATTGAGCTCTGTCCCGAGGGATATGTGACCTTGACATTCGTCGAAGTCATGCCTGCTACTAACTTCTTTTCTGATAATATCAAGGAGAAGCGACCAGTCGAAACCCCAAAGGTCCACACATGGAAGTTGAAGTGGTACACGAAAGACACCCTGTTAAAATTCGTTGCCATTGTGAAGGCGATTTATTTAGGATTAAAATCTTCTCCTCTACCTGTGAAGTGTATATCTTGA
- the LOC122047505 gene encoding uncharacterized protein LOC122047505 isoform X1 yields the protein MAIVTGDRYLEQLLRFVERNAGPLLEGSLTLKLNPLGLRYVHTRLEALQELEGLLAGAPVDYLRAYVSDLGDHRAIEHMRRILALLTSLKVVSVLPPPGRDPTPISLLPFGRLKVLELRGCDLSTSSARGLLELRHSLEKLICYNSTECLRHVFANRIVDIKESPTWNKLKFISCACNRLVLMDESLQLLPAVESLDLSQNRFAKIDNLQKVTKLRYLDLGFNHLRSVARFSEVSCRIVKLVLRYNALTSVHGIENLKSLEGLDLSYNIISSFTALEILGILPSLHNLWLEGNPICCTRWFRAHVFSFFSNPERLVLDGKSISTREYWERHVIFARSQKKPAAGCGYYFPAKDIVEDESIIATKKKKFSRLANIEDERQLISSDQESILCDSESLRKDEIISDSESRIAELMNVAKYMKNERSPIWSQKFKKYLNQTPDKFVDKIHSVEFGLAYPMIRQVKYHNQLGSISSSKYITEVAETLEGETCQSNLDLNMPVKDSDNGNYSSKEITELEITKNDSNTSLNGRNSGFNCEQGKSNFDSLETKDVSHLKVKLHFVDGDSSDGGYESENAPTMAPEKIIGSHPSSLHPNSPPHYREDILHHKLDHEEEFLQHSADVTSMETSDDTSSSGGVSHNLSSSSLDSLLNQAPMKHVSSDNSLTSLDIKYLAGGRHCRPSIVNNILLYDNCVEQDVSVEVNLEDSDYLSYAHGICSNGGDCFNHIANHEVGGSEKQKIRSKPKRRFISLSGNLNTEPILDQPTGNEVTQTHLKDSQERNMTYSDIGSGALNPAQNENLKELLQLKIVDFGTSEAETIEDIVCCGCIFQLGTVIEEREVAILRTCERKIYVIFIDTMPDSQDIITQIVGSHKLEDIREIWAGLGLQALRIYLEGKITYLFLTRSSIKLENLLSLLQISDSAALNGIWSLKSWENVQVKMLEKYVCGIPKMGLLLCSMVLFWHDNAGGEPWVARTIIVVEEYMLVCIENHPQFGTSIADSESSSPYYSLDSGCIIQDILEMVIELCPEGYVTLTFVEVMPATNFFSDNIKEKRPVETPKVHTWKLKWYTKDTLLKFVAIVKAIYLGLKSSPLPVKCIS from the exons ATGGCGATCGTCACGGGAGATCGCTACCTCGAACAACTGTTGCGGTTCGTCGAGCGCAACGCCGGGCCGCTCCTTGAGGGATCCCTCACTCTGAAGCTGAATCCCTTGGGGCTCCGCTATGTCCACACGCGGCTGGAGGCGCTGCAGGAGCTTGAGGGCCTCCTCGCCGGCGCCCCTGTTGACTACCTCCGTGCCTACGTCTCTGATCTTGGAGACCACAGGGCGATCGAGCATATGCGGCGAATCCTCGCGCTGCTCACCTCGCTCAAGGTGGTGTCTGTGCTCCCGCCGCCGGGCAGGGACCCGACGCCCATCTCGCTGCTTCCTTTTGGGAGGCTGAAGGTCCTCGAGCTCCGGGGATGCGACCTATCCACCTCTTCCGCCAGGGGCTTGCTCGAGCTACGCCACTCGCTCGAGAAGCTTATTTGCTACAATTCCACT GAATGCCTCAGACATGTATTTGCCAATAGAATCGTGGACATAAAAGAATCTCCAACCTGGAACAAACTGAAGTTTATATCATGTGCTTGCAATCGATTAGTTCTAATGGATGAGTCCTTGCAATTATTACCCGCTGTCGAGTCTTTGGATCTAAGTCAGAACAGGTTTGCCAAAATTGACAACCTTCAAAAGGTTACAAAGCTGCGATATCTTGATCTTGGGTTCAATCATCTACGATCAGTAGCACGATTTAGTGAG GTTTCTTGTCGAATAGTTAAACTTGTTCTAAGATATAATGCCTTAACTTCAGTTCATGGAATTGAGAATCTAAAGTCACTTGAAGGGCTCGATCTCTCCTACAATATTATTTCCAGTTTCACAGCACTTGAAATCCTCGGCATCCTTCCTTCCCTGCATAACCTGTGGCTGGAAGGAAATCCAATATGTTGCACTCGGTGGTTCAGAGCACATGTTTTCAGTTTCTTCTCTAATCCGGAAAGA TTAGTGCTAGATGGAAAAAGCATTAGCACAAGGGAGTATTGGGAAAGACATGTTATATTTGCAAGGAGCCAAAAGAAGCCTGCTGCTGGATGTGGATATTATTTTCCTGCAAAAGATATTGTTGAAGATGAGAGTATCATAGCTACTAAGAAG aaaaagTTTTCTCGTCTAGCGAATATTGAGGATGAGAGGCAATTAATTAGCTCTGACCAAGAATCTATATTGTGTGATAGTGAAAGTTTGAGAAAAGATGAGATCATTTCTGACAGTGAATCAAGAATAGCTGAGTTAATGAATGTAGCAAAATACATGAAGAATGAACGATCTCCCATTTGGTcgcaaaaatttaaaaagtatttgAATCAGACACCTGATAAGTTTGTGGATAAAATCCACTCAGTGGAGTTTGGTTTGGCTTATCCTATGATAAGACAAGTAAAATACCATAATCAGCTCGGAAGTATTTCAAGTTCAAAATACATTACGGAGGTTGCAGAAACTCTAGAAGGAGAAACATGTCAAAGCAACTTGGACCTCAATATGCCAGTTAAAGATAGTGATAATGGTAATTATTCCAGTAAGGAGATAACTGAGCTTGAGATTACCAAGAATGATAGCAATACGTCATTGAATGGAAGAAATTCAGGATTTAATTGTGAGCAAGGCAAATCAAACTTCGATTCTCTAGAAACAAAAGATGTTTCTCATTTAAAAGTAAAGCTTCACTTTGTTGACGGTGATTCATCAGATGGAGGCTATGAGTCAGAAAATGCACCAACTATGGCTCCTGAGAAGATCATTGGATCACACCCATCCTCTCTGCACCCTAACTCACCTCCACATTATAGAGAGGATATCCTTCATCACAAACTTGACCATGAGGAAGAATTTTTGCAGCACTCAGCTGATGTAACTTCTATGGAAACATCAGATGATACCAGTAGCAGTGGTGGTGTTTCACACAATCTAAGCTCCTCCAGTTTGGATAGCTTGTTGAATCAAGCACCTATGAAACATGTTTCTAGTGACAACTCACTGACATCACTGGACATCAAATATCTTGCTGGTGGAAGGCATTGCAGGCCATCAATAGTAAATAACATTCTATTATATGATAATTGTGTTGAGCAAGATGTCAGTGTGGAAGTTAACCTAGAAGACAGTGACTATCTATCTTATGCACACGGCATTTGCAGTAATGGTGGGGACTGTTTCAATCACATTGCAAATCATGAAGTTGGTGGATCTGAGAAACAGAAAATTAGATCAAAACCTAAGAGAAGATTTATCTCACTCTCAGGAAATCTTAATACTGAACCAATACTTGATCAACCAACTGGCAATGAAGTTACTCAAACCCATTTGAAGGATTCACAAGAAAGGAACATGACATATTCAGATATTGGTAGTGGAGCCCTTAATCCTGCACAAAATGAAAACCTAAAGGAGTTATTGCAACTGAAGATAGTGGACTTTGGCACTTCTGAAGCAGAAACAATTGAGGATATAGTTTGTTGTGGTTGTATATTTCAGCTCGGAACGGTTATCGAAGAGCG TGAAGTTGCTATTCTGCGAActtgtgagagaaaaatatatgTCATTTTTATTGATACAATGCCTGATAGCCAAG ACATTATTACCCAAATTGTCGGAAGCCACAAACTGGAAGATATAAGAGAAATTTGGGCTGGACTTGGACTGCAAGCACTGAG GATATATCTGGAGGGGAAGATAACGTACCTATTCTTGACAAGGAGTTCTATAAAATTGGAGAATCTACTATCTCTGTTACAGATATCTGATTCTGCTGCATTGAACGGTATATGGTCTCTGAAGAG TTGGGAGAATGTCCAAGTAAAAATGCTTGAGAAATATGTATGTGGAATTCCGAAGATGGGACTGCTCCTATGCTCCATGGTTCTGTTTTGGCATGACAACGCTGGAG GTGAACCTTGGGTTGCGAGGACAATTATTGTAGTTGAAGAATATATGCTCGTGTGCATTGAGAATCATCCACAATTTGGTACTTCCATAGCTGATTCTGAATCGAGCTCCCCATACTATTCTCTGGATTCTGGATGCATAATTCAGGATATACTTGAAATG GTCATTGAGCTCTGTCCCGAGGGATATGTGACCTTGACATTCGTCGAAGTCATGCCTGCTACTAACTTCTTTTCTGATAATATCAAGGAGAAGCGACCAGTCGAAACCCCAAAGGTCCACACATGGAAGTTGAAGTGGTACACGAAAGACACCCTGTTAAAATTCGTTGCCATTGTGAAGGCGATTTATTTAGGATTAAAATCTTCTCCTCTACCTGTGAAGTGTATATCTTGA